In one Brassica oleracea var. oleracea cultivar TO1000 chromosome C9, BOL, whole genome shotgun sequence genomic region, the following are encoded:
- the LOC106318824 gene encoding uncharacterized protein LOC106318824: MKPHDDWVDGSWTVDCVCGVNFDDGKEMVNCDECGVWVHTWCSRYAKGDDLFACHKCKIKNTKGFMFKEVPIEERVHVQGVPGGDLSLFENFSSVSSRQLWKCSGCVPKKFRFQYREFACWDDHEKGNACETEDPEDGSAPMNEGRIRNFVSTQMEMKCFKSDDINKETYFSKDRVKKKVKVADKEGEDDHTNDLVGKTLKNAIGSI, from the coding sequence ATGAAACCACACGATGATTGGGTTGATGGATCTTGGACTGTAGATTGTGTTTGCGGTGTGAATTTTGATGATGGTAAAGAGATGGTGAACTGTGATGAATGTGGCGTTTGGGTTCACACATGGTGCTCTCGTTATGCTAAAGGAGATGATCTATTTGCCTGTCATAAGTGCAAGATCAAAAACACCAAAGGGTTCATGTTCAAGGAGGTCCCAATTGAAGAAAGGGTTCATGTTCAAGGAGTTCCTGGTGGAGACTTGTCTCTGTTTGAAAACTTTTCGTCTGTTTCGTCACGTCAGCTGTGGAAATGTTCTGGTTGCGTGCCTAAGAAGTTTAGGTTTCAGTATAGAGAGTTTGCTTGTTGGGATGATCATGAGAAGGGAAATGCATGTGAAACTGAGGACCCAGAAGATGGTTCTGCTCCTATGAATGAAGGCAGAATAAGAAATTTTGTTTCTACACAAATGGAGATGAAATGTTTTAAGAGTGATGATATAAACAAAGAGACTTATTTTTCTAAAGATCGGGTAAAGAAGAAGGTTAAAGTTGCGGATAAAGAGGGAGAAGATGATCATACAAATGATTTGGTGGGCAAAACCCTGAAAAATGCTATAGGAAGTATTTGA